A single genomic interval of Dromiciops gliroides isolate mDroGli1 chromosome 1, mDroGli1.pri, whole genome shotgun sequence harbors:
- the LOC122736017 gene encoding olfactory receptor 10H1-like, with amino-acid sequence MLGPNHTAVSEFILIGFSTFPRLQLMFFVLFLLMYLFTLLGNLLIMLTIRSERSLHTPMYFFLCALSISEIFYTFAIIPRLLTDLLSTQHVISFSGCANQMFFSFTFGFTHSFLLTVMGYDRYVAICHPLRYNVLMSPQGCTWLVVSSWVGGMIMGLVVTLAIFHLHFCGPNEIHHFACHVPPLVKLACGDIWAVAMGVGMLCITALLGCFLLILISYAFIVATILRIPSAEGRHKAFSTCASHLTVVVVHYGFASVIYLKPKAPESLEGDTLMGITYTILTPFLSPIIFSLRNKELKNALNKVFFSNFFPQKL; translated from the coding sequence ATGTTGGGGCCAAACCACACCGCAGTGTCTGAGTTCATCCTCATTGGCTTCTCTACCTTTCCTCGGCTTCAGTTGATGTTCTTTGTGCTCTTTCTGCTGATGTATTTGTTCACACTGCTGGGCAACCTTCTCATCATGTTGACCATCCGGAGTGAGCGGAGTCTCCACACACCCATGTACTTCTTCCTATGTGCACTCTCTATCTCAGAAATCTTCTACACTTTTGCCATTATCCCACGACTACTCACAGACCTGCTTTCTACTCAACATGTCATCTCCTTCTCGGGTTGTGCCAACCAGATGTTTTTCTCCTTCACATTTGGCTTTACCCACTCTTTCCTTCTCACAGTCATGGGCTATGACCGCTATGTGGCCATCTGCCACCCTCTGCGCTACAATGTGCTCATGAGCCCACAGGGTTGTACCTGGCTGGTGGTCTCCTCATGGGTTGGTGGTATGATAATGGGCTTGGTGGTTACCCTCGCCATTTTTCACTTGCATTTTTGTGGGCCCAATGAGATCCACCATTTTGCCTGTCACGTACCCCCTTTGGTGAAGCTTGCTTGTGGGGACATTTGGGCTGTGGCCATGGGAGTAGGAATGCTCTGTATCACAGCCCTATTGGGCTGCTTCCTCCTTATCCTCATTTCCTATGCCTTCATTGTGGCCACCATCTTGAGGATTCCTTCAGCTGAGGGCCGACACAAAGCTTTTTCTACCTGTGCCTCCCACCTCACTGTGGTTGTGGTACATTATGGTTTTGCTTCTGTTATCTATCTAAAGCCCAAGGCTCCTGAATCCCTTGAAGGAGACACCCTGATGGGCATCACCTACACTATTCTTACTCCCTTCTTAAGCCCTATCATCTTTAGTTTGAGGAACAAGGAACTGAAGAATGCCCTAAATAAAGTCTTCTTCAGCAATTTCTTCCCTCAAAAACTCTAA